Proteins from a single region of Rhodovibrio salinarum DSM 9154:
- a CDS encoding ExeA family protein, with the protein MYLEHYGLTHLPFQITPDVRFFFESHGHSRARATIIYGLSKSEGFVVVTGAVGAGKTTLLEHLLAGGRFADAVVARINTTQLGAENLLGLIAYRLGLPENAPTKAGLLRDLERFLLATRAEGRRTLLIVDEVQNLSQESLEELRMLSNFQDAEHPLLQTLLVGQPEFRERLAQPDTEQIRQRVIASYHLAPLAPEDVPAYIGYRLKHAGYAGLPLFTPEALAEIAAETGGVPRKINRLCDRALLYGFLEDRHELDGPALAEVIQEMRAECLQADAPGAQAESQATSAAQRVRAAAVELSEAALEPLELVDAVEDAAPEGVGPEEVGPEETGLDADTAPAEAPRAQPQRPVVVAVNGHAHPDLAFDGAPAAQNGHGHGGSAIDDRAGLSSEIAASPPSDPATLSATVAQLRTELAACKAKIARIVDVLSHDGGLDGRERERH; encoded by the coding sequence ATGTACCTCGAACATTATGGCCTGACGCATCTGCCCTTCCAGATCACCCCGGACGTGCGCTTCTTCTTCGAAAGCCACGGCCACAGCCGCGCGCGCGCGACGATCATCTACGGCCTGTCGAAGAGTGAGGGGTTCGTCGTTGTCACCGGCGCGGTCGGTGCGGGCAAGACGACCCTGTTGGAGCATCTGCTGGCCGGCGGCCGCTTCGCGGATGCGGTGGTGGCCCGGATCAATACCACCCAGCTGGGCGCCGAGAACCTGCTGGGGCTGATCGCCTACCGTCTGGGGCTGCCGGAAAATGCGCCGACCAAGGCGGGACTGCTGCGCGACCTGGAGCGCTTCCTGCTGGCCACCCGGGCAGAGGGCAGGCGCACGCTACTGATCGTCGACGAGGTGCAGAATCTCTCCCAGGAATCGCTGGAAGAGCTGCGTATGCTCTCCAACTTCCAGGACGCCGAGCATCCACTGCTGCAGACCCTGCTGGTCGGTCAGCCGGAATTCCGCGAGCGCTTGGCCCAGCCGGATACCGAGCAGATCCGTCAGCGCGTGATCGCGTCCTATCATTTGGCGCCGCTCGCGCCGGAGGACGTGCCCGCCTACATCGGCTATCGCCTGAAGCACGCGGGCTACGCCGGCCTGCCGCTGTTCACGCCGGAGGCGCTGGCGGAGATCGCGGCTGAAACCGGCGGTGTGCCGCGCAAGATCAACCGTCTGTGCGACCGCGCGCTGCTCTATGGCTTCCTGGAAGACCGTCACGAGCTGGATGGTCCGGCACTGGCCGAGGTGATCCAGGAAATGCGCGCGGAATGCCTGCAGGCCGACGCGCCCGGTGCGCAGGCAGAGTCCCAGGCGACCTCGGCCGCGCAGCGGGTGCGCGCGGCGGCGGTGGAGCTGTCCGAGGCCGCATTGGAGCCACTGGAACTGGTCGATGCGGTCGAGGACGCGGCGCCCGAAGGCGTCGGGCCTGAAGAAGTCGGGCCTGAGGAAACTGGGCTCGACGCCGACACCGCTCCGGCCGAGGCCCCTCGCGCACAGCCGCAGCGACCCGTCGTGGTCGCCGTGAACGGTCACGCGCACCCCGATCTTGCTTTCGATGGCGCGCCGGCTGCGCAGAACGGCCACGGGCATGGCGGATCGGCGATTGACGACCGTGCAGGTCTGTCGAGCGAAATCGCCGCGTCGCCACCAAGCGATCCGGCGACGCTGAGCGCGACCGTGGCGCAACTGCGCACCGAGTTGGCGGCGTGCAAGGCCAAGATTGCCCGGATCGTCGACGTGCTGTCGCACGATGGCGGTCTTGATGGCCGTGAACGGGAGCGGCACTGA
- a CDS encoding AAA family ATPase produces MTEQTPTDRVAHKTADRLWLIERAAERLDAARTNGHAAPKPTLAERAEAAAQRPTDPAVDGQRDAASNQQMSPRKSQTVTLDFAWLQAKGYLTPATMTSALAEQMRMVKRSLLHRFRKGTRARSNVILVTSSQPGEGKSFISLNLAMSLACEYDLRVVLIDGDFGRPDLLTRMGVHEQAGLLDIVADPSRDLSEVLLRTDLERLSLIPSGQNRELASELVGSQRMGQIVDELSTRYPDRLVIIDSAPVLADSGTAILSEYAGQVVFVVEADRTDRATIDDALEQMPADLEPQIVLNKNRGRGRVRTPYYKYAAP; encoded by the coding sequence ATGACCGAGCAAACGCCGACCGACCGTGTTGCGCACAAAACCGCTGACCGTCTGTGGTTGATCGAGCGGGCGGCCGAACGCCTCGATGCGGCCCGGACGAATGGTCATGCCGCGCCCAAGCCGACCTTGGCGGAGCGCGCGGAGGCCGCGGCGCAGCGACCGACCGACCCGGCTGTGGACGGCCAGCGGGACGCCGCGTCGAACCAGCAAATGTCGCCACGCAAGTCGCAAACCGTCACGCTGGACTTCGCATGGCTACAGGCCAAGGGCTACCTGACGCCGGCAACCATGACCAGTGCGCTTGCCGAACAGATGCGGATGGTCAAGCGCAGCCTGCTGCATCGGTTTCGCAAGGGCACCCGGGCGCGTAGCAACGTCATCCTGGTCACCAGTTCGCAGCCGGGCGAGGGCAAGAGCTTCATTTCCCTGAACCTGGCGATGAGCTTGGCGTGCGAATACGACCTGCGGGTCGTACTGATCGATGGCGATTTCGGGCGACCGGACCTGTTGACCCGCATGGGCGTGCACGAACAGGCGGGCCTTCTGGACATCGTTGCCGATCCGTCGCGCGATCTTTCCGAGGTGTTGTTGCGCACGGACCTCGAGCGGCTGTCGCTGATCCCCTCCGGCCAGAACCGCGAGCTTGCGAGCGAGTTGGTGGGCAGTCAGCGCATGGGGCAGATCGTCGACGAACTATCGACCCGCTATCCCGACCGCTTGGTGATCATCGATTCCGCCCCGGTGCTGGCCGATTCCGGTACGGCGATTTTGAGCGAGTACGCCGGTCAGGTCGTGTTCGTCGTCGAGGCGGACCGCACCGACCGGGCCACGATCGACGACGCGCTCGAGCAGATGCCGGCCGATCTGGAACCGCAGATCGTGCTCAACAAGAACCGCGGCCGCGGGCGGGTGCGCACGCCCTACTACAAGTACGCCGCGCCCTGA
- a CDS encoding XrtA system polysaccharide chain length determinant: MQDILDQIYQYLDAVWQRRWIAFGAAVGLSLVGWAAVATLPNTYEARTKIFVDTASVLNPLLRGVAVENDVDHQLAVMRETLLARPNLAEVVRQTDMDLTAETPAELEAVINSLGKRIRVDSTKTNIFTLAYTDTQQKRSYEVVQSLMTMFVQNNLGRNREDMDSAQAFLDRQIAEYENKLDTAEHTLAVFKQQNMTLLPGQSGLQDQLSSAQSELALRRSQLNDAIAREKLLTEELAGTPQTLTQQVGGFGSGPPTGVEARIMALRGRLEELRSRYTDQHPDVQAAQRQMEGLQQELDAQARQVAGPGGEAPLTPGGIQTPNPTYSELRVRLVDTRATVETLRRQVTDAAAKVEQITSRLEQVPEVEAQLQKLKRDYDVMKHKYEELLTRRESAQISSDREQQGDRVQFRIIEPPQIPTIAAGPPRSLFMTAVLVVSVGVGVGLTILLGFFRTTYATSSHLRRDFDLPVIGVVTKLRDRRYAVRRLISNLGLCVALVGFLGLFGALQLVEAKVGLGNLTQSQMTPAALKNVLASTVDGVQSGTIGASSE; this comes from the coding sequence GATATCTTGGATCAGATCTACCAGTACCTCGATGCTGTCTGGCAGCGGCGCTGGATCGCGTTCGGTGCGGCGGTCGGTCTGTCGCTCGTCGGTTGGGCCGCGGTGGCCACGCTGCCCAACACCTATGAGGCACGGACCAAGATCTTCGTCGATACGGCGAGTGTGCTGAACCCGCTGCTGCGCGGTGTGGCGGTCGAGAACGATGTCGACCATCAGCTTGCGGTGATGCGCGAAACGTTACTTGCCCGCCCCAACCTCGCAGAGGTGGTGCGTCAAACCGATATGGATCTCACCGCCGAGACGCCCGCTGAACTCGAGGCGGTGATCAATTCCCTTGGCAAGCGTATCCGGGTCGATTCCACCAAGACCAATATCTTCACGCTGGCCTACACGGACACGCAGCAAAAGCGCTCATACGAAGTCGTGCAGTCGCTGATGACGATGTTCGTGCAGAATAACCTGGGCCGGAATCGCGAGGATATGGACTCGGCGCAGGCGTTTCTGGACCGGCAGATCGCCGAGTACGAAAACAAGCTCGATACCGCAGAACACACGCTTGCCGTTTTCAAGCAGCAGAACATGACGCTGTTGCCGGGGCAGAGCGGGCTTCAAGACCAGTTGAGCAGCGCGCAGTCGGAGCTCGCGCTGCGCCGGTCCCAGCTCAACGACGCGATCGCCCGCGAGAAGTTGCTGACCGAGGAACTGGCCGGCACGCCGCAGACCCTGACCCAACAGGTGGGGGGATTCGGGTCTGGCCCGCCAACCGGCGTAGAAGCCCGGATCATGGCCCTGCGTGGTCGTCTGGAGGAGTTGCGCTCCCGCTATACCGATCAGCACCCCGACGTACAGGCCGCTCAGCGGCAGATGGAGGGGCTGCAGCAGGAGTTGGATGCGCAGGCGCGTCAAGTCGCGGGCCCGGGGGGAGAGGCGCCCCTGACCCCGGGTGGGATCCAGACCCCGAACCCGACCTATAGCGAACTCCGGGTCCGGCTGGTGGACACGCGCGCCACGGTCGAGACGTTGCGTCGCCAGGTCACGGATGCCGCCGCCAAGGTCGAGCAGATTACCTCGCGCCTGGAGCAGGTGCCCGAGGTCGAGGCCCAGCTTCAGAAGCTCAAGCGCGACTACGACGTGATGAAGCACAAGTACGAGGAACTGCTGACCCGGCGCGAGTCCGCGCAAATCTCCTCCGACCGCGAGCAGCAGGGCGACCGCGTTCAGTTCCGCATCATCGAGCCGCCGCAGATCCCGACGATCGCGGCCGGCCCGCCGCGCAGCCTGTTCATGACGGCTGTGCTGGTGGTTTCAGTCGGCGTAGGCGTGGGGCTCACCATCCTCCTCGGATTCTTCAGGACGACTTACGCCACCTCTAGCCATCTGCGGCGCGACTTCGACCTGCCGGTGATTGGCGTCGTCACCAAGTTGCGCGACCGCCGCTACGCCGTCCGCCGGCTGATCAGCAACCTGGGACTCTGCGTGGCGCTGGTCGGTTTCCTCGGCCTGTTCGGGGCGCTGCAGCTGGTCGAGGCCAAGGTCGGGCTCGGCAACCTGACGCAGAGCCAGATGACACCCGCGGCGCTCAAGAACGTGCTCGCCAGCACGGTCGATGGTGTTCAGTCCGGAACGATCGGGGCCTCCAGTGAGTGA